The following are from one region of the Serinus canaria isolate serCan28SL12 chromosome 8, serCan2020, whole genome shotgun sequence genome:
- the LRRC7 gene encoding leucine-rich repeat-containing protein 7: MGAGVPGQRTFYLVPLSCLCRLAQSFPQPLETKPLLSQREAAPAGNVPARPERRPLSDAFADSWNDGSHYDNTGFVAEESAAENAGTNPLLSTKSRSSSAHGRRPLIRQDRIVGIPLELEQPALRNAHDSEVPPPNPWQNWTRTPSPFEDRTAFPSKLESTPNTSPLPERKDHVKESPEMTSTFTPGIPWEYHDANANRSLTNVFSHVHCRPDPSKNVISISKSTERLSPMMRDLKTNKFKKSQSIDEIDIGAYKVYNIPLENYASGNDTVGPHERVDKLLGPEHGVLSMSRSQSVPMLDDELLTYGSVKVQPQHKASVTKKVYQFDQSFNPQGAVELPADKRLLPPFQLNAEYLPQPAKSLPQELVSPRGYRGYAPVEPMFSFSQPSVGDEPAAAPFPGPAGRPGFLRRADSLASSAEMSVFRRVGEPQELPPGADRYGRAPFRGGPERQGSMAVPEAQFLKRNGRYEDEHPSYQEVKAQTGSFPVKNLTQRRPLSARSYSTESYGTAQTRPVSARPTMAALLEKIPSDYNLGNYGDKPSDSSDIKPRPPPGKGNESCAKMPADWRQQLLRHIEARRLDRSAAYKHHTVSLGMLHSGGVSAMHAGRSMTLNLQPKSKFENQMLQELPLPKTPSQQSGLLDNGQDEVAVGSPWNPYPLGRRDVPPDTVTKKAGSHIQTLMGSQSLQHRSREQQYEGGMNKVTIQQYQPPLPIQIPSSQGSRAPQPQRCLIQTKGQRSTDAYQEQFCVRIEKNPGLGFSISGGISGQGNPFKPSDKGIFVTRVQPDGPASSLLQPGDKILQANGHSFVHLEHEKAVLLLKSFQNTVDLVIQRELTV, translated from the exons ATGGGCGCTGGCGTGCCGGGACAGAGGACATTTTATCTTGTTCCCCTCTCTTGTCTTTGCAGGCTGGCCCAGTCgttcccacagcccctggagacCAAGCCATTGCTGAGCCAGCGGGAAGCGGCTCCGGCCGGGAACGTCCCGGCGCGCCCGGAGCGGCGCCCGCTGAGCGACGCCTTCGCCGACAGCTGGAACGACGGCTCCCACTACGACAACACGGGATTCGTGGCCGAGGAGAGCGCGGCAGAGAACGCCGGCACCAACCCCTTGCTGAGCACCAAATCCAGGAGCTCCTCCGCCCACGGGCGCCGGCCGCTGATCCGGCAGGACAGGATCGTGGGGAtccccctggagctggagcagcccgCGCTCAGAAACGCACACGACTCTGAAGTGCCTCCTCCCAATCCTTGGCAAAATTGGACCAGAACCCCCAGTCCTTTTGAAGACAGGacagcttttccttccaaaCTGGAAAGCACCCCCAACACCAGCCCTTTGCCCGAGCGGAAAGATCACGTCAAGGAGTCTCCCGAAATGACGAGCACTTTCACTCCAGGAATTCCGTGGGAATACCACGACGCCAACGCTAACAGGAGCCTCACGAACGTCTTTTCCCACGTGCACTGTCGCCCGGACCCTTCCAAAAACGTCATCTCCATCAGCAAGAGCACGGAGCGGCTCTCCCCGATGATGAGGGATTTAAAAACGAACAAGTTTAAGAAGTCGCAGAGCATCGACGAGATCGACATCGGTGCGTACAAGGTGTACAACATCCCCCTGGAAAACTATGCATCCGGGAACGACACCGTGGGCCCCCACGAGAGGGTGGACAAGCTGCTGGGCCCGGAGCACGGCGTGCTGAGCATGTCCCGCAGCCAGTCCGTGCCCATGCTGGACGACGAGCTGCTGACCTACGGCAGCGTCAAGGTGCAGCCGCAGCACAAGGCGTCGGTCACCAAGAAGGTTTATCAGTTCGACCAAAGCTTCAACCCCCAGGGCGCCGTGGAGCTCCCGGCCGACAAGCGGCTCCTGCCGCCCTTCCAGCTCAACGCCGAGTACCTGCCCCAGCCGGCCAAGagcctgccccaggagctggtgaGCCCGCGGGGCTACCGCGGCTACGCGCCCGTGGAGCCCATGTTCTCCTTCTCGCAGCCCTCGGTGGGCGACGAGCCGGCGGCCGCCCCCTtccccggcccggccgggcgCCCCGGTTTCCTGCGCAGGGCGGATTCGCTGGCCAGCTCGGCGGAGATGTCGGTGTTCCGCAGGGTGGGcgagccccaggagctgcccccgGGGGCGGACAGGTACGGCCGGGCCCCGTTCCGCGGCGGCCCGGAGCGCCAGGGCAGCATGGCCGTGCCCGAGGCCCAGTTCCTCAAGCGCAACGGGCGCTACGAAGACGAGCACCCTTCCTACCAGGAAGTGAAAGCCCAGACCGGGAGCTTCCCGGTTAAAAACCTCACGCAAAGGAGGCCCCTGTCGGCACGAAGCTACAGCACAGAGAGCTACGGCACGGCCCAAACGCGGCCGGTCTCAGCGAGGCCCaccatggcagctctgctggaaaagatTCCGTCAGACTATAACTTGGGTAACTATGGCGACAAGCCTTCCGATAGCAGTGATATAAAGCCGAGGCCTCcccctgggaagggaaatgaGAGCTGTGCTAAAATGCCCGCTGACTGGAGACAACAGCTACTTAGACATATAGAAGCTAGAAGGTTAGACAGG AGCGCTGCTTACAAACACCACACAGTTAGCCTTGGCATGCTGCACTCTGGAGGGGTTTCAGCCATGCATGCCGGCCGAAGCATGACTTTAAACTTGCAGCCTAAATCTAAATTTGAAAACCAAATGCTTCAAGAGCTACCTCTACCGAAA ACCCCGTCACAGCAGAGCGGCCTCCTGGACAACGGGCAGGACGAGGTGGCCGTGGGCAGCCCCTGGAACCCCTACCCGCTGGGCCGGCGGGACGTGCCCCCCGACACCGTCACCAAGAAG GCAGGTAGCCACATCCAGACGCTGATGGGCTCGCAGAGCCTGCAGCACCGGAGCCGGGAGCAGCAGTACGAGGGCGGCATGAACAAGGTGACCATCCAGCAGTACCAGCCCCCCCTGCCCATCCAGATCCCGTCCTCGCAGGGCTCCCgggccccccagccccagcggTGCCTCATCCAGACCAAGGGCCAGCGCAGCACCGACGCCTACCAGGAGCAG TTTTGCGTGAGGATAGAGAAGAATCCTGGCCTTGGGTTTAGTATCAGTGGTGGAATAAGTGGACAAGGAAATCCATTCAAACCTTCTGATAAG GGTATCTTTGTTACTAGGGTTCAGCCTGACGGCCCCGCCTCCAGTCTGCTCCAGCCCGGAGACAAAATCCTCCAG gccaACGGACACAGCTTTGTCCACCTGGAACACGAGAAGGCTGTGCTCCTACTGAAGAGTTTCCAGAACACAGTAGACTTAGTTATCCAACGTGAGCTTACtgtctaa
- the LRRC40 gene encoding leucine-rich repeat-containing protein 40, translating into MAAARRARAGGGGAGPGFGRAAEPPPVPQGLLRLARRSGQLNLAGRGLTHVPEHVWRINLDTPEEAQQNLSFGAADRWWEQTDLTKLILASNKLQSLSEDVQLLPALTMLDVHDNQLTSLPSALGQLENLQKLDVSHNKLRSLPEELLQLPRLRSLLVQHNELSQLPEGLGQLLSLEELDVSNNQLTAIPTSFALLVNLVRLNLACNQLKELPADLSAMKSLRQLDCTKNYLETVPPKLATMASLEQLYLRKNKLRSLPELPSCKLLKELHAGENQIEILNAENLKQLSSLCVLELRDNKIKAVPEEITVLQKLERLDLANNDISRLPYTLGNLPQLKFLALEGNPLRTIRRDLLQKGTQELLKYLRSKIQDDGPGPNEEPPVTAMTLPSQSKVNIHAIATLKLLEYSDKQAAEIPEAVFDAVGNNPVATVNFSKNQLREIPPRLVELKESVCDVSLGFNKISSISSGLCLLQKLTHLDLRNNVLTALPEEMEALKRLHTINLAFNRFKVFPSVLYHLPALENILLSNNQVGSIDPVQLKGLDKLGTLDLQNNDLLQVPPELGNCENLRSLLLEGNPFRTPRAAVLAKGTAAVLEYLRSRIPS; encoded by the exons ATGGCGGCGGCTCGGCGGGCacgggcgggcggcggcggcgcggggccggggtTCGGGCGGGCGGCCGAGCCGCCGCCGGTGCCGCAGGGGCTGCTGCGGCTGGCGCGGCGCAGCGGGCAGCTCAACCTGGCGGGACGCGGCCTCACCCACG tgCCCGAGCACGTGTGGAGGATCAACCTGGACACGCCGGAGGAAGCCCAGCAGAACCTGTCCTTCGGAGCTGCCGATCGCTGGTGGGAGCAGACGGACCTGACCAAGCTGATCCTGGCCTCCAACAAGCTGCAGAGCCTCTCGGAggatgtgcagctgctgcctgccctcacCATGCTGGAC GTGCATGACAATCAACTGACATCACTTCCTTCTGCTTTAGGGCAGCTTGAAAATCTCCAGAAACTCGATGTCAG CCACAACAAACTGAGGAGCCTTCccgaggagctgctgcagctgccccgTCTGAGGAGCCTCCTGGTGCAGCACAACGAGCTGAGCCAGCTGcccgaggggctggggcagctcctcagcttgGAAGAGCTG GATGTGTCCAACAACCAGCTCACAGCCATCCCCACCAGTTTTGCTCTGCTGGTGAACTTGGTGCGGCTCAACCTGGCCTGTAACCAGCTcaaggagctgcctgcagatcTCAGTGCCATGAAAA GCTTGAGGCAACTGGATTGTACCAAAAATTACCTGGAAACGGTTCCTCCTAAATTAGCAACCAtggcatccctggagcagctttacctgaggaaaaacaaactgcGTTCCTTGCCAGAGCTTCCCTCCTGCAAGTTACTGAAG GAGTTACACGCTGGGGAGAATCAGATTGAAATCCTGAATGCAGAGAATCTGAAgcagctgagctccctgtgtgtgctggagctcagggacaACAAGATCAAGGCAGTGCCCGAGGAGATCacagtgctgcagaagctgGAGAGGCTCGACCTGGCCAACAATGACATCAGTAG GTTGCCTTACACCCTGGGGAATCTCCCCCAGCTGAAATTCCTGGCCCTGGAGGGAAATCCTTTGAGAACCATTCGGAGAGACCTGCTGCAA aaaggcaCCCAGGAACTGCTGAAATATCTGAGAAGCAAAATCCAAG ATGATGGACCTGGCCCCAATGAAGAGCCTCCTGTGACAGCCATGACTCTTCCCAGCCAGTCCAAGGTCAACATCCACGCCATAGCCACACTGAAATTATTGGAATACAG TGACAAGCAGGCTGCCGAGATCCCCGAGGCCGTGTTCGATGCCGTGGGCAACAACCCCGTGGCCACCGTCAACTTCAGCAAGAACCAGCTCAGGGAGATCCCCCCAAG GCTTGTGGAGCTGAAAGAATCAGTTTGTGATGTCAGCCTGGGCTTCAACAAAATCTCCTCCATTTcctcggggctgtgcctgctccagaaGTTGACACATTTGGATCTCAG AAACAATGTTCTGACAGCCTTGCCTGAGGAAATGGAGGCACTGAAAAGACTGCACACAATAAATCTTGCTTTTAATAG ATTTAAGGTGTTTCCCAGTGTCCTGTatcacctcccagccctggagaacATCCTGCTCAGCAACAACCAGGTGGGATCCATCGACCCTGTGCAGCTGAAGGGGCTGGACAAGCTGGGAACTCTGGACCTGCAGAACAATGACCTCCTCCAggtgcccccagagctgggcaacTGTGAGAACCTCAG GagcctgctgctggaagggaacCCGTTCCGCACGCCCCGTGCCGCCGTGCTGGCCAAGGGCACGGCTGCCGTGCTGGAGTACCTGCGGAGCCGCATCCCCTCctga